From Anaerohalosphaera lusitana, one genomic window encodes:
- a CDS encoding DUF7305 domain-containing protein → MTYKCIKKSHHSRKGAALALAAMVVVIMLLAGMALLRVGLNSRVYANKTVNELIARSAADAGLNEAFSLMQKKLATSHLPGNSWNNSTLPSTTDRTLDASDATYSYAVSGSPINGFVIASTGECSGQQRTVNVSITTQTPFTGIGVREVIDIKTGVNFYKTPEDGLFILRTNSSETGCISINSWVTVPGDVVIGPGGIPETSIDTKSNTVIEGGSYSATEEINFPPVYAPSGLPLMEYQQGNTITLNSSGQYEGITIGNGETLMIDDGVPGTTKKLTIYISGDLILNNGASMILAEGTALDLYLGGNWEDKNSSSAGGFFNENTISDPITAAQLLHVYGLPGCEKISFKAKSDFAGAVYAPDADLILHNSGDIYGAFVGNNFEMKNSSSFTYVADLMNGMIDDPITVFARQRWWED, encoded by the coding sequence TTGACATACAAATGCATAAAAAAAAGCCATCATAGCAGAAAAGGAGCTGCACTGGCTTTGGCTGCAATGGTGGTGGTCATTATGCTGCTGGCGGGCATGGCTCTTTTGCGAGTTGGACTCAATTCCAGAGTATATGCAAATAAAACAGTAAATGAACTCATAGCAAGATCAGCCGCCGACGCAGGACTGAATGAGGCTTTTTCCCTAATGCAGAAAAAGCTGGCCACTTCCCATCTTCCCGGCAACAGTTGGAATAACAGTACACTTCCGAGTACAACTGACAGAACCCTGGATGCTTCCGATGCCACTTACAGCTATGCTGTTTCCGGTTCACCGATTAACGGCTTCGTGATAGCGTCCACCGGCGAATGTAGCGGTCAGCAGCGAACTGTTAATGTCTCGATAACTACGCAAACTCCATTTACAGGTATTGGTGTAAGAGAAGTGATCGACATCAAAACTGGCGTGAATTTCTATAAGACCCCTGAAGATGGACTGTTCATTCTCAGAACAAACAGTAGCGAGACTGGTTGTATTTCTATTAATTCATGGGTCACAGTGCCGGGCGACGTGGTTATAGGCCCAGGTGGTATTCCAGAAACTTCGATAGATACCAAAAGCAACACAGTCATAGAAGGCGGAAGCTACTCAGCCACGGAAGAGATTAATTTTCCACCTGTTTATGCACCGTCCGGACTGCCTCTAATGGAATATCAGCAAGGCAATACCATCACCCTGAACTCAAGTGGACAATATGAAGGTATTACAATTGGCAATGGTGAAACTCTAATGATAGACGATGGTGTCCCGGGTACTACAAAAAAGCTTACGATCTACATCTCTGGCGACTTGATACTCAACAATGGTGCAAGCATGATCCTTGCCGAGGGAACTGCATTGGATCTGTATCTTGGAGGGAACTGGGAAGATAAAAATTCATCGTCTGCCGGAGGATTTTTCAACGAAAACACCATCTCTGACCCAATAACTGCTGCTCAACTCCTGCATGTCTACGGATTGCCTGGATGTGAAAAGATCTCATTTAAGGCGAAAAGCGATTTTGCCGGGGCGGTATATGCTCCAGATGCGGACCTGATACTTCACAACTCGGGCGATATTTACGGAGCTTTCGTGGGCAACAATTTTGAGATGAAAAACTCGTCCAGCTTCACATATGTCGCAGATTTAATGAACGGAATGATAGACGACCCAATAACTGTTTTCGCTCGACAGCGATGGTGGGAAGACTGA
- a CDS encoding ParA family protein has product MITISVANQKGGCGKTTTAVNLSAALAMTGKRVVLIDLDPQGHATLGVGCDPDQCERTIYDVMSNGLTPFSFASSRTSVNGLDIVPSNVLLSGLETEISTMYGREYLLHSRLGQIDNLYDVCVIDCSPSLSLLTLNALVASDGLIVPVQTQYYSLEGLKQLLETVSIVRERFNPVLDILGILLTCYESRTLLSKQVESQMRDHFGNLVFKTIIHRTVRIAESPGAGLPVVYYDPACKGSLEYKSLADEIDHEIKIRTTQASFLNI; this is encoded by the coding sequence ATGATAACGATATCCGTTGCAAACCAGAAAGGCGGTTGCGGCAAAACTACGACAGCCGTGAATCTTTCAGCCGCTCTGGCGATGACTGGGAAAAGGGTTGTCCTGATTGATCTGGATCCTCAGGGACATGCGACCCTGGGAGTAGGTTGCGATCCGGATCAGTGTGAACGTACTATATACGATGTAATGTCAAATGGACTGACACCTTTCAGTTTTGCCAGCAGCCGAACATCCGTAAACGGATTGGATATTGTACCAAGCAATGTATTGCTCTCAGGCCTTGAGACCGAGATATCGACTATGTACGGAAGAGAGTATTTGCTGCACAGCCGGCTGGGACAGATTGACAATCTGTATGATGTTTGCGTAATCGACTGCTCACCCTCTCTAAGTCTTCTCACTCTCAATGCCCTCGTAGCAAGTGATGGGTTGATCGTGCCCGTTCAGACACAATACTATTCGTTAGAAGGATTGAAACAGTTACTCGAAACGGTAAGCATTGTGCGAGAAAGATTCAATCCTGTTTTGGACATACTCGGCATCCTCCTTACATGCTATGAATCGAGAACGCTTTTGAGCAAACAGGTCGAATCACAAATGCGTGATCATTTCGGCAATCTTGTCTTCAAGACGATAATCCACAGAACCGTACGCATTGCAGAATCACCGGGGGCAGGTCTGCCGGTAGTGTACTATGATCCAGCATGTAAAGGATCACTCGAATACAAATCTTTAGCTGATGAGATCGATCATGAAATCAAGATCAGGACTACACAAGCAAGTTTCCTCAATATTTGA
- a CDS encoding type IV pilus modification PilV family protein — MNRDQYQKPAFTIIEVILAMLVLSIAISGAMAFRYFSMLDARKAETRMTAARIGTLLLETWRGSGGSSLFDPLGSIDPGILEINGQDAALFGGEAGVLPGNFTRLPSTSDPDYRIVLNGHNYYVTLSYQDIDTDTDGIYEIRLLNSDIRWRRDLGEGTVTQSDQAVRFTTCVNL; from the coding sequence ATGAATAGAGACCAATACCAGAAACCGGCCTTTACTATCATAGAGGTCATCCTGGCGATGCTGGTTCTATCCATAGCCATCTCGGGAGCCATGGCATTTAGATACTTTTCAATGCTGGATGCTCGCAAGGCTGAAACGCGCATGACCGCGGCTCGGATTGGAACACTGCTGCTTGAGACCTGGAGAGGCAGTGGAGGAAGCAGTCTGTTCGATCCGCTTGGCAGCATAGACCCGGGCATACTGGAAATTAACGGGCAGGACGCAGCTCTTTTTGGGGGGGAAGCTGGCGTTCTGCCTGGTAATTTCACTAGACTTCCATCAACGAGTGATCCGGACTACCGCATTGTCCTGAACGGCCACAACTATTATGTAACGCTGTCTTATCAGGACATCGACACAGATACAGACGGCATCTACGAAATACGCCTGCTGAACAGTGACATACGTTGGCGAAGGGACCTGGGTGAAGGAACGGTCACTCAATCTGATCAAGCTGTGAGGTTCACGACATGTGTAAATCTATAA
- a CDS encoding type IV pilin protein: MKRKGFTLVELMVVVLIVAILAAVAVPIIRGRIDAAKWSEGKAIMGSIATAIRTYAAEQGTNGTLPTSLDDLGFASGDCTGTYFTDSDFQISVSSLGGGTGDDQYVQFSITCPGGSQTNAPGTPENGYVLTANSDGTMSWAIGS, encoded by the coding sequence ATGAAACGAAAAGGTTTTACACTGGTTGAGCTGATGGTCGTCGTACTTATCGTCGCAATTCTGGCAGCGGTAGCAGTACCCATCATAAGGGGAAGAATTGACGCAGCCAAGTGGTCAGAGGGCAAGGCAATAATGGGATCGATCGCAACAGCGATACGGACCTACGCAGCCGAGCAGGGCACTAACGGCACACTGCCTACAAGCCTTGATGATCTCGGATTCGCTTCGGGCGACTGCACTGGCACCTATTTCACAGATTCAGACTTTCAGATCAGCGTCTCCAGTCTGGGCGGCGGCACTGGCGACGATCAGTATGTCCAGTTCTCCATAACCTGCCCGGGAGGATCTCAGACTAATGCCCCTGGAACACCTGAAAATGGTTATGTGCTGACCGCGAATTCAGACGGCACCATGAGCTGGGCGATAGGAAGCTGA
- a CDS encoding secretin N-terminal domain-containing protein yields MKKQTIKSISIFAVICFAVLCLVSSRLTAAEHQAAEEEKSETRELSQIEKRMQQPVSLDFRETPIEDVLRMLAKQADVDIIKSPEVTGNVTATLTEVPLSEALDNILAAHGYGYVTTKNMIRVVPRSQIINVVEPMVSRIYRVTYADVVEVEKALSRFLSDSGSLSSNPGTSNIIINDTESKIAAIDEFIEEIDRVTPQILVEARIYDVSTNDSLDLGVEWFAGRRTQFDPDTGLAVSGDTDPFIRGEFDSGLQNTTATDGLLRFGILNEHVDIDATIFAEQEQGCAKLLANPRILVMDNELANIKIVSEVPFQQLTQTMGGGNIGTTEFKEVGVSLEVVPHLTRDGMIRLQLRPEFSVQVDTVSIIIPNQEATITSPQPVIDKREAVTTTLIKDGQTVVIGGLKKKDTFKDTSKIPLLGDIPLAGGLFRFDSEKIVNSELVVFITPYIVSEPVLTANEAARLKQTEFCSPDCRKSLQETCGQVTHLEGMEEPEKEHPYIDK; encoded by the coding sequence ATGAAGAAACAGACAATCAAAAGCATTTCGATATTTGCCGTGATCTGTTTTGCTGTATTGTGTCTGGTCAGCTCCCGATTGACCGCAGCGGAGCATCAGGCAGCAGAAGAAGAAAAAAGCGAAACTCGAGAATTGAGCCAGATCGAAAAACGAATGCAGCAGCCTGTCAGTCTTGATTTCCGCGAGACACCCATAGAAGATGTACTCAGAATGCTCGCAAAACAGGCCGACGTCGATATCATAAAGAGCCCGGAAGTAACGGGTAATGTCACAGCAACCCTTACCGAGGTCCCGCTATCGGAAGCTCTTGATAACATTCTTGCAGCACACGGATATGGATATGTAACCACGAAGAATATGATCCGTGTCGTTCCACGCAGCCAGATAATAAATGTAGTCGAACCCATGGTCAGTCGGATTTATCGCGTCACCTATGCCGACGTAGTGGAAGTTGAGAAGGCTCTAAGCAGATTCTTGTCGGACAGTGGCAGTTTATCTTCCAATCCTGGGACCAGCAATATTATCATAAACGACACGGAGAGCAAGATTGCTGCTATCGATGAATTCATCGAGGAGATCGATCGTGTCACGCCGCAGATACTGGTCGAAGCAAGGATCTATGATGTTTCAACTAATGATTCGCTGGACCTGGGAGTAGAATGGTTCGCAGGCAGACGAACACAATTTGACCCTGACACCGGCCTGGCGGTTAGCGGCGACACGGACCCGTTCATCAGGGGTGAATTTGATTCCGGACTGCAAAATACTACCGCAACGGACGGTCTGCTGCGATTTGGAATTCTAAATGAACACGTAGACATCGATGCAACAATCTTTGCTGAACAGGAACAGGGATGCGCAAAACTGTTGGCCAATCCGCGGATCCTGGTCATGGATAATGAGCTTGCAAATATCAAGATCGTTTCAGAAGTCCCATTCCAGCAGCTCACTCAGACCATGGGTGGCGGTAATATTGGTACGACCGAATTTAAGGAAGTGGGCGTTTCACTGGAGGTGGTACCCCATTTGACACGGGATGGCATGATAAGACTACAGCTTCGGCCGGAATTCAGCGTCCAGGTCGACACTGTTTCCATTATAATACCCAACCAGGAAGCCACGATCACAAGTCCTCAACCAGTCATCGACAAACGCGAAGCAGTAACTACCACATTGATCAAAGACGGCCAAACGGTGGTCATCGGCGGCCTAAAGAAAAAGGACACGTTCAAGGATACGAGCAAAATACCTCTGCTCGGTGATATCCCGCTGGCGGGAGGCTTGTTCCGATTTGACTCCGAAAAGATCGTAAACAGCGAGCTGGTCGTCTTCATTACACCTTACATTGTTTCCGAACCAGTATTGACCGCCAACGAAGCAGCAAGACTGAAACAAACTGAATTCTGTTCTCCGGACTGCAGAAAATCTCTTCAGGAAACTTGCGGACAGGTCACACACCTCGAAGGCATGGAAGAACCTGAAAAAGAGCACCCATATATAGACAAATAA
- the pilM gene encoding pilus assembly protein PilM, with the protein MFRKKQSIGLDTNTSGTTLVLMRRRKNGYKLKALAQADHSESFVDSFDPLDHIRKCFIQTRSKPRRSQRVACGLNGTEVTVNRFDFPAMSEQELEYAIHYEAGEVCPFNIDRCVVDFCLAEDQKNKKPLEKRERLRGITVVAKKQAIEEKISTLKRLGLNCRLVDVNGLALLNCIDELEYKGEGRAYAAVSLNERSTTVAVKLADGTCITRELQGGIEMICRNISQAYQMERSHVRQRFDHASPLDQQFQEMLLTGSREVLAQIDETLKFSTSQGTNKQMAIVYLCGPRGITDAFGIPLNNMLPYEVEIWNPMDRLFISKRVSRTGIAGKLRGSAAIALGLAMRLA; encoded by the coding sequence ATGTTTCGTAAAAAACAATCAATTGGTCTGGATACAAACACCAGCGGTACAACTCTGGTATTGATGAGAAGAAGAAAAAACGGCTATAAGCTAAAGGCTTTGGCTCAGGCGGATCACTCAGAGAGCTTTGTCGACTCCTTCGACCCTTTGGATCATATCCGAAAGTGTTTTATTCAGACAAGATCCAAACCCAGGAGAAGTCAGCGTGTCGCATGCGGGCTAAATGGAACAGAGGTAACTGTCAATCGATTTGATTTCCCGGCCATGTCGGAACAGGAACTCGAATATGCGATCCATTATGAAGCCGGTGAAGTATGCCCCTTCAACATTGACCGCTGCGTCGTTGACTTCTGCTTGGCCGAGGATCAGAAAAACAAGAAGCCGCTTGAAAAACGAGAACGTTTGCGGGGTATAACAGTAGTTGCAAAAAAACAGGCAATAGAAGAAAAGATCAGCACACTTAAACGACTTGGATTGAACTGTCGATTAGTCGACGTCAATGGACTTGCGCTTCTGAACTGCATAGATGAACTTGAATACAAAGGTGAGGGACGTGCATATGCGGCTGTATCCCTTAATGAAAGATCAACCACAGTTGCAGTCAAACTTGCCGACGGCACCTGCATAACCAGGGAACTGCAAGGCGGCATAGAAATGATATGTAGGAATATCAGCCAGGCATATCAGATGGAACGATCACATGTCAGGCAAAGATTTGATCATGCCTCGCCCCTCGATCAGCAGTTCCAGGAAATGCTTTTAACAGGTTCCAGAGAAGTGCTTGCACAAATCGACGAAACCCTGAAGTTCTCAACGTCACAGGGCACAAATAAACAGATGGCCATCGTTTATCTTTGCGGCCCAAGAGGAATAACCGACGCTTTTGGAATACCGCTCAACAACATGCTCCCTTATGAGGTAGAAATCTGGAACCCAATGGACAGGCTTTTTATATCGAAGAGAGTCTCCCGAACAGGTATCGCCGGCAAGCTCAGAGGTTCGGCCGCGATCGCATTAGGTCTTGCAATGAGGTTAGCTTAA
- the nifS gene encoding cysteine desulfurase NifS, producing MKTIYLDNNATTRVDPEVLDAMMPYLSDLYGNPSSMHTFGGQVGQKIRQAREQVAALIGCDPSEIIFTSCGTESDNTAIRSALQTHSDRSKIVTTRVEHPAVLSTCRELEHHGYSVVEIGVDEKGRLNMDEYVDAVDDDTAVVTAMWANNETGVIFPVEELAEIARANGAVFHTDAVQAVGKIPCDMSESKIDMMSLSGHKLHAPKGVGVLYVRKGTRLAPFMLGGHQESGKRAGTENVAGIIAIGKACEIAQKWMEDENTRVKAMRDKLEKTILESCPDCFVNGDTENRLPNTSNISFEYIEGESILLLLDRLGICASSGSACTSGSLEPSHVLRAMGVPFTAAHGSIRLSLSRFNTDEEIEFVAKKMPEIIKRLRELSPFVQT from the coding sequence ATGAAGACCATATATTTAGATAATAATGCTACCACCCGTGTCGACCCTGAAGTGCTCGATGCGATGATGCCATACCTTTCGGACCTTTACGGCAATCCTTCCAGCATGCACACCTTCGGTGGTCAGGTCGGTCAGAAAATACGCCAGGCCCGCGAGCAGGTGGCAGCATTGATTGGTTGTGACCCGAGTGAGATTATTTTCACCAGTTGCGGTACCGAAAGCGACAATACCGCGATCAGAAGCGCTCTGCAGACACATTCCGATCGATCCAAGATCGTGACTACGCGTGTGGAGCACCCCGCGGTATTGAGTACTTGTCGTGAGCTCGAGCACCACGGATACAGCGTTGTAGAGATCGGTGTTGACGAAAAAGGCCGACTTAACATGGACGAGTATGTCGATGCCGTGGATGACGACACTGCTGTAGTTACCGCGATGTGGGCCAATAACGAGACCGGGGTTATCTTCCCGGTTGAGGAACTCGCTGAGATCGCCAGGGCGAACGGAGCTGTTTTTCATACGGATGCGGTTCAGGCGGTGGGTAAGATCCCATGTGACATGAGTGAAAGCAAAATCGATATGATGAGTCTTTCCGGGCATAAGCTGCACGCGCCTAAGGGCGTAGGTGTGCTGTATGTTCGAAAAGGTACAAGGCTTGCTCCGTTTATGTTGGGCGGTCATCAGGAGTCCGGCAAGCGGGCCGGGACCGAGAATGTTGCCGGCATCATCGCCATCGGAAAGGCGTGTGAGATCGCGCAGAAGTGGATGGAAGATGAGAACACGCGTGTCAAGGCGATGCGTGACAAGCTGGAAAAAACAATACTTGAATCCTGTCCCGATTGCTTCGTGAACGGCGACACGGAAAACCGTCTTCCGAATACGAGCAATATAAGCTTTGAATATATCGAGGGGGAGAGTATTTTGCTTCTGCTTGACAGGCTTGGTATCTGTGCCAGTTCGGGCTCTGCTTGTACTTCAGGTTCGTTAGAGCCCTCCCATGTTCTTCGTGCGATGGGGGTTCCCTTTACTGCAGCCCACGGCTCGATACGATTGAGCCTGAGCAGGTTTAATACTGACGAAGAGATAGAGTTCGTGGCAAAGAAAATGCCCGAAATCATAAAACGCCTACGTGAGCTCAGTCCGTTCGTGCAGACTTAA
- a CDS encoding GspMb/PilO family protein, producing MNLKKGSVISWILLLVLCAACITVYLTVLQNSKNQLSETKKLLAEKQDQLEFMEFGQGKQQLNEMRNNLATSSDTLTKFVCPVESISDITFSISQLASDLGLEQYSCEQRKKSPYEKMEGMNNLAVCRLHINFRSEFNEFARFLNKLEKHQPVIFIDKFSIQPDSKETGKYVDMVLAFFVDIGPDSQKELTHLLAKSHELANANDRQDSERPQ from the coding sequence ATGAATCTTAAAAAAGGCAGTGTGATTTCATGGATTTTGCTGCTGGTCCTTTGCGCCGCATGCATAACAGTGTATTTGACCGTTCTACAGAACAGTAAAAATCAGCTTTCAGAAACCAAAAAACTACTAGCGGAAAAACAGGATCAGCTTGAATTCATGGAATTCGGCCAGGGCAAACAACAATTGAATGAGATGAGGAACAATCTGGCCACATCCTCAGACACACTGACAAAATTTGTCTGCCCGGTCGAAAGCATTAGCGATATCACCTTCTCAATTAGCCAGCTAGCTTCAGATTTAGGTTTGGAACAGTATAGCTGTGAACAAAGAAAGAAAAGCCCATATGAAAAAATGGAAGGCATGAACAATCTGGCAGTATGCCGTCTTCATATCAACTTCAGATCTGAATTCAATGAGTTCGCAAGATTTCTAAACAAGCTGGAAAAACACCAGCCGGTGATATTCATAGACAAGTTCAGCATCCAGCCTGATTCAAAAGAGACAGGTAAATACGTAGACATGGTTCTGGCATTTTTTGTAGATATCGGACCAGACTCGCAAAAGGAACTTACACATTTGCTGGCAAAGTCTCATGAACTGGCAAACGCAAACGATCGACAAGACTCAGAAAGGCCACAATGA
- the nifU gene encoding Fe-S cluster assembly protein NifU, protein MWEYTDKVMDHFLNPRNVGVIEDADGKGDVGSLACGDALTLTFKLDENGRIADAKFKTFGCASAVASSSVLTEIIKGLTLEEAANVTNKDIAEKLGGLPDQKMHCSVMGQEALEAAIQNYYDKTKTTAPEKEGKVVCTCFGITDTEIRKVVEDNKLNSVEQVTNYCKAGGGCGRCKGDIEKILSEVRGDWIDRAKKKEQPPKRKKLTNIQKIRLVQETISDQIRPALRADGGDIDLIDVEGNKVIVAFRGMCAKCKMADLTMRDVVQAKLREFVSEDLVVEEEKDGEN, encoded by the coding sequence ATGTGGGAATATACAGATAAGGTTATGGATCACTTCCTGAATCCCAGGAACGTAGGTGTAATAGAAGACGCTGACGGAAAAGGGGACGTAGGTTCGCTTGCATGCGGCGATGCTCTGACTCTGACATTCAAGCTGGATGAGAATGGCCGAATTGCAGATGCCAAATTTAAGACATTCGGCTGTGCCAGTGCTGTTGCTTCATCTTCAGTACTTACCGAGATCATTAAAGGCTTGACGCTTGAAGAAGCCGCTAATGTGACAAACAAGGATATAGCGGAAAAGCTTGGCGGCCTGCCTGATCAGAAGATGCATTGTTCTGTTATGGGTCAGGAAGCGCTTGAAGCGGCGATCCAGAATTACTATGACAAGACCAAGACAACGGCGCCTGAGAAGGAAGGCAAGGTAGTCTGTACCTGTTTCGGTATCACGGACACCGAAATACGCAAGGTGGTTGAAGATAACAAGCTCAACAGTGTGGAGCAGGTTACCAACTACTGTAAAGCGGGCGGCGGCTGCGGCCGGTGTAAAGGTGATATCGAGAAGATCCTCAGTGAGGTTCGCGGTGACTGGATCGATCGAGCTAAGAAAAAGGAGCAACCCCCCAAACGCAAAAAGCTTACGAACATTCAGAAGATACGGCTTGTTCAGGAAACTATCAGCGACCAGATACGTCCTGCCCTGCGTGCAGACGGCGGCGACATCGATCTTATCGACGTTGAGGGCAATAAGGTCATAGTGGCATTTCGCGGGATGTGTGCGAAATGCAAGATGGCTGACTTGACCATGCGGGATGTCGTGCAGGCCAAACTTCGCGAATTCGTCAGTGAAGATCTGGTTGTTGAAGAAGAAAAAGATGGCGAAAACTGA
- a CDS encoding type II secretion system protein N yields the protein MKSRSGLHKQVSSIFDGTPLPVKQEQTTSETRSKSRQGSSLPLRGDGFTKPGPSTVTNNSAVYSRAQASSDPKYSTASIVMLILLAVLFVAIVYWLYLKPPETPSQILNQPAEIQTSDVAEPVQINWPEAPEWPLNMRDPMTRPAKIETAESVQDAPTELVTPQLKGIVYRSGGQASALFGQQIVYEGDSVQNHKVEKIMADRVILKNEVGEEKVVLTGK from the coding sequence ATGAAATCAAGATCAGGACTACACAAGCAAGTTTCCTCAATATTTGACGGCACGCCCCTGCCTGTCAAGCAGGAGCAGACGACTAGCGAGACTAGAAGTAAGTCGCGTCAGGGAAGTTCGCTGCCTTTACGAGGAGACGGTTTCACGAAACCAGGGCCTTCAACTGTCACCAATAATAGTGCAGTCTACTCAAGAGCACAGGCCAGTAGTGATCCCAAATACAGTACAGCTTCGATCGTCATGCTCATCTTGCTCGCTGTCTTATTTGTCGCGATCGTATACTGGCTATACCTCAAGCCGCCGGAAACACCCTCACAGATTCTCAATCAGCCGGCAGAAATACAAACATCTGATGTTGCCGAACCCGTTCAAATAAACTGGCCCGAGGCCCCTGAATGGCCGCTAAACATGAGAGACCCCATGACTCGACCCGCCAAAATCGAAACCGCAGAATCTGTACAAGACGCACCAACCGAACTTGTGACGCCGCAGCTTAAAGGAATCGTTTACAGGTCCGGCGGACAGGCATCCGCGTTGTTTGGACAACAGATCGTTTACGAAGGCGATAGCGTCCAGAATCATAAAGTTGAAAAAATAATGGCTGACCGGGTGATCTTGAAAAATGAAGTCGGGGAAGAAAAAGTCGTCCTAACAGGCAAATAA
- a CDS encoding homocysteine synthase — MSDTTNYKLETLALHAGHDIDADTLSRAVPIYQTSSYVFKDSKHAADLFSLAEPGNIYTRIMNPTTDVLEKRVAAMEGGVGACAFGSGMAAITAAVLNICRSGQHVVSASTLYGGTYTLFSQSLPKLGIETTFVDPSVPDNFAKEIKDNTRLLYVETIGNPRNNISDFEEIAKIAHENNIPLIVDNTVASPILFRPFEYGADIVVHSCTKLIGGHGTSIGGVVVDSGKFDWGNGKFPELSEPVPSYHGLKYTEAAGPAAYITKIRTQGLRDMGASMSPFNAFLFIQGLETIHLRVPRHCENALALAKYLEKHPAVSWVNYPGLESHPDHVLAKRYLPNGQGAILGFGIKGGKEAGEKFINSVKLSSHLANILDSKTLVIHPSSTTHQQLSEEEQASAGVTPDFIRVSVGTEHIDDIIADFDQALEASQNG; from the coding sequence ATGAGTGATACAACAAACTACAAACTGGAAACTTTGGCATTACATGCAGGCCACGATATTGATGCAGATACGCTAAGCAGGGCGGTTCCTATTTATCAGACGTCCAGCTATGTTTTTAAAGATTCGAAGCACGCAGCAGACTTGTTCAGTCTTGCTGAGCCGGGCAATATCTATACCCGTATAATGAATCCTACGACAGATGTTCTTGAAAAGCGCGTCGCAGCAATGGAAGGCGGGGTTGGTGCGTGTGCGTTTGGTTCGGGCATGGCTGCTATAACGGCTGCTGTACTGAATATATGCAGGAGCGGCCAGCATGTTGTCTCAGCAAGTACGCTGTACGGCGGGACCTATACCCTTTTTTCCCAGTCATTGCCGAAGCTGGGGATCGAGACCACTTTTGTAGATCCTTCAGTGCCGGACAATTTCGCTAAGGAGATCAAGGACAATACGCGTTTGCTCTATGTTGAGACGATCGGCAATCCACGCAACAATATCTCTGATTTCGAAGAGATCGCGAAGATTGCCCATGAAAACAACATCCCGTTGATCGTTGACAATACGGTTGCATCGCCTATTCTCTTCCGTCCTTTCGAGTACGGTGCCGACATTGTTGTACATAGCTGTACCAAGCTGATCGGGGGGCACGGAACGAGCATCGGCGGAGTTGTTGTAGATTCCGGGAAGTTCGATTGGGGCAACGGCAAGTTCCCTGAGCTTTCCGAGCCGGTCCCTAGCTACCATGGCCTGAAATATACCGAAGCAGCGGGACCAGCGGCTTATATAACAAAAATCCGTACCCAGGGTCTGAGGGACATGGGCGCTAGTATGTCCCCGTTCAATGCATTTTTGTTCATCCAGGGGCTCGAAACGATCCATCTGAGGGTGCCAAGACATTGTGAAAATGCGCTGGCACTCGCCAAGTATCTGGAAAAACATCCAGCAGTGAGTTGGGTCAATTACCCGGGTCTTGAGTCGCATCCGGATCATGTGCTTGCCAAGAGATATCTGCCGAACGGCCAGGGTGCTATCCTGGGCTTTGGTATCAAGGGCGGTAAGGAAGCCGGCGAAAAGTTTATAAACAGTGTGAAACTGTCCAGCCATCTTGCGAACATTCTTGACAGCAAGACGCTTGTGATACATCCTTCCAGTACTACGCATCAGCAGCTTAGTGAAGAAGAGCAGGCGAGCGCGGGCGTCACACCTGACTTTATCCGCGTTTCAGTTGGAACCGAGCACATAGACGACATAATTGCTGACTTCGATCAGGCACTTGAGGCCAGCCAGAATGGTTAA